From Candidatus Nezhaarchaeota archaeon, one genomic window encodes:
- a CDS encoding RAMP superfamily CRISPR-associated protein codes for MIKSKLKLKAVTLLTVGWGVPEVLGADVVQVKKLVGDRLEPYLPGSSVKGSLRSAASRVAEGYGFTSCGEVEPSRISKAHESMNGPCDVCKVFGWPNGEAALSVGNFKLTGSTKSLVLTRVSLDDRTQTAAREALYSTEHLPPGTVFEGEIRFLESRANLLPLLLLALAELRTGRFGRRSLVDVKLEDGGVFDRFVAGEWKELLKELREWLWEGVVKP; via the coding sequence GTGATCAAGTCCAAGCTGAAGCTTAAGGCTGTGACGCTATTGACCGTAGGTTGGGGCGTACCTGAAGTCTTAGGGGCGGACGTAGTGCAAGTCAAAAAGTTGGTCGGCGACCGGCTTGAGCCCTACTTGCCGGGCAGCAGCGTAAAAGGGTCGCTCAGAAGCGCAGCCAGTAGGGTGGCAGAAGGGTACGGTTTCACCAGCTGCGGAGAAGTGGAGCCCTCTAGGATCTCGAAGGCCCACGAAAGCATGAATGGTCCATGCGACGTCTGTAAGGTATTCGGTTGGCCCAACGGTGAAGCCGCGCTATCCGTCGGGAACTTCAAGTTGACGGGTAGTACGAAGAGCCTAGTCTTGACGAGAGTCTCCCTAGACGACAGAACTCAAACAGCTGCGCGAGAAGCGCTCTACTCGACGGAACACCTGCCTCCCGGCACAGTGTTTGAGGGAGAGATAAGGTTCCTGGAGTCGAGGGCCAACCTCCTACCCTTACTCCTCCTCGCGTTAGCGGAACTTAGGACTGGGAGGTTCGGCAGAAGGTCCCTAGTCGACGTCAAGCTCGAGGACGGAGGAGTCTTCGACAGATTCGTCGCTGGAGAGTGGAAAGAACTGCTTAAAGAGTTGAGGGAATGGCTCTGGGAGGGGGTGGTTAAGCCGTGA
- a CDS encoding RAMP superfamily CRISPR-associated protein has translation MAYQVKFVGKLRFTAKTPVHIGGAGEAATLYALKLGPNRFLIPATTWKGAFRNIAERLAPTTQMNALEKLAVDKVTLSENPRSSVRDLLQDFLNSVKGGDSQFFKPEEVKRVLASVGYSEEELSKLEDPTLALT, from the coding sequence ATGGCGTACCAAGTCAAGTTCGTAGGCAAACTCCGGTTTACGGCTAAGACTCCCGTCCACATCGGCGGAGCCGGGGAAGCGGCCACCTTATACGCGTTGAAACTAGGGCCCAACCGCTTCCTCATACCCGCGACAACTTGGAAAGGAGCGTTCAGGAACATCGCCGAGAGACTTGCTCCAACCACGCAGATGAACGCGCTCGAAAAGTTGGCGGTCGATAAGGTAACTCTCTCCGAAAACCCAAGGTCGAGCGTAAGGGATCTACTACAAGACTTCTTAAACTCTGTAAAAGGCGGAGACAGTCAGTTCTTTAAACCGGAGGAAGTCAAGCGAGTGCTCGCGAGCGTCGGTTACAGCGAAGAAGAACTGTCCAAGCTCGAAGACCCCACACTAGCGCTTAC